The following proteins come from a genomic window of Coffea arabica cultivar ET-39 chromosome 11c, Coffea Arabica ET-39 HiFi, whole genome shotgun sequence:
- the LOC113716773 gene encoding universal stress protein A-like protein, producing the protein MEEGRNPSTGEKKKVMVAIDESDCSIYALEWTLSSLHESIANSELLIFTAQPIADYSYLHASSMGATTPELVKSFQEQQKRAADALLEKAKDVCAKHGVTAQTATEVGDPKDAICEAVEKFKVSMLVLGSHGRGAIKRAFLGSVSNYCIHNAKTPVLVVRKKD; encoded by the exons ATGGAGGAGGGGAGGAATCCAAGTACAGGTGAGAAAAAGAAGGTGATGGTGGCGATTGATGAGAGTGATTGTAGCATCTACGCCTTGGAATGGACTCTTAGCAGCCTTCACGAATCCATTGCAAATTCGGAGTTGTTGATTTTTACAGCACAGCCAATAGCTGATTATAGCTATCTCCATGCATCTTCCATGGGCGCTACCA CACCTGAACTCGTTAAGAGCTTTCAAGAACAGCAAAAGAGAGCAGCAGATGCTTTGCTGGAGAAAGCCAAGGATGTATGTGCCAAACATGGG GTAACTGCTCAGACAGCAACAGAAGTGGGAGATCCTAAAGATGCTATTTGTGAAGCAGTAGAAAAATTCAAAGTCAGCATGCTAGTGTTGGGCAGCCATGGTCGGGGAGCCATAAAGAG GGCTTTTCTGGGGAGTGTCAGCAACTACTGCATCCACAATGCCAAGACCCCTGTTCTTGTCGTAAGGAAAAAAGATTGA